In one window of Williamwhitmania sp. DNA:
- a CDS encoding TolC family protein, translating into MVKKTLLVLPLLITSLVTSAFSQSDSTAMALSLNKAIEYAESNNLQVKNSELDLAIAKKKIWETTASGLPQVTGSGSYQHTFSVPTAIFPDFTDPTKTQAIKLGVANSTSWSVKVTQLVFSGEYIVGLRASKIYKELSDRNLTKTKNDIRESVTTGYYLVLIMEENLKIMKETQVVTNKNLGDIIALGDQGLVEETNVDQLRIIKANIDNAVANLERQSQWSKNLLKFQLGLDLSTNIELTDSLNDYIEEGKLTASLNTALNLKANPDYRVAVTAEKLQKLSLDRQKSLFLPTISAYYQHQKLLNTSSFNFQPEDVFGLSLDVPIFTSGMKLSQLSQARKQYQQSQNNTKMAEQNLMLSFENAQNNFKNAYSSYITTKANLALVKKILDHTMIKYKEGVTTSSDLYQAENQYLSTESDYFNAMNSLLTAKTTLEKLNNNQQ; encoded by the coding sequence ATGGTTAAAAAAACACTTCTTGTCCTACCCTTGCTGATTACGAGCTTAGTCACCTCTGCATTCTCGCAATCAGATTCTACGGCTATGGCGCTTTCGCTGAACAAGGCCATAGAGTATGCGGAGAGCAATAATCTCCAAGTTAAAAATAGCGAACTCGATTTGGCGATCGCAAAGAAAAAGATATGGGAAACGACGGCCTCTGGTCTTCCTCAGGTAACTGGTTCCGGATCATATCAACATACTTTTAGTGTTCCGACGGCCATATTCCCAGATTTTACCGATCCAACTAAAACACAAGCCATAAAACTTGGCGTCGCCAATAGCACCTCATGGAGCGTTAAGGTTACTCAGCTTGTGTTTAGCGGTGAATATATTGTTGGATTAAGGGCATCAAAAATTTATAAGGAACTCTCTGACCGAAATCTGACAAAGACAAAAAACGATATTCGGGAATCGGTTACTACTGGCTACTACCTTGTGTTGATTATGGAGGAAAATCTTAAAATCATGAAGGAGACCCAGGTGGTTACGAACAAGAACCTTGGCGATATAATTGCCTTAGGTGACCAGGGCCTTGTTGAGGAAACAAATGTTGACCAGCTCCGCATAATCAAGGCAAACATTGACAACGCGGTTGCGAACCTTGAGCGCCAATCACAGTGGTCTAAAAACCTACTCAAGTTCCAACTAGGGCTTGATTTATCAACAAATATTGAACTTACCGATAGTCTTAACGACTATATTGAAGAGGGAAAATTAACAGCAAGCCTCAACACAGCCCTTAATCTAAAAGCAAATCCAGATTACCGTGTGGCTGTTACTGCTGAAAAACTTCAAAAGTTGAGCCTCGATCGTCAGAAATCACTTTTTCTGCCCACCATTTCTGCCTACTATCAGCACCAAAAGCTACTTAACACCTCTAGCTTTAACTTTCAGCCGGAGGATGTTTTCGGCCTTTCCCTCGATGTGCCCATCTTCACAAGCGGAATGAAACTTTCGCAACTTTCGCAAGCACGTAAACAGTACCAACAGTCGCAGAACAATACCAAAATGGCAGAGCAGAACTTAATGCTTTCGTTTGAAAATGCACAAAACAACTTCAAAAATGCTTACTCCAGCTACATAACGACCAAAGCAAACCTTGCTCTGGTTAAAAAAATTCTGGATCACACCATGATAAAATACAAGGAAGGAGTGACCACAAGTAGCGATCTATACCAAGCAGAAAATCAATACCTATCAACTGAATCTGACTATTTCAACGCGATGAACAGTTTGCTTACAGCAAAAACGACGCTTGAAAAACTCAACAACAACCAGCAGTAA
- a CDS encoding efflux RND transporter periplasmic adaptor subunit: MNTKIIVFALSSLLLACSSNKQNELNKLKDQREALTQKIETLEKEISTTKTDTNSTEKYALVSVENVAFQPFRHFIKVYGELDGDQNAAVFAQASGTVVARYADVGTVVKKGQVLAQIDDQQYQKQLQSLQTQYNMALDLFNKQQRLWDQKVGSEVQYLQAKTNKESLEQQMAATKDQLNNFKIKSPSDGTIEECNIKVGGMVTPSPQQVLYRVVAFGKLKVKADISEAYTSKVNQGDMLTINFPDINANATSRVDFVSKYISPVNRTFNIEASIDTKVPNLKANMVAILNINDYYKEKAIVVSQNIISSDADGTYVFVVRQNGNNIEAKKQSVVLGTTNNGLVEVISGLKPGDKLITLGYQDLIDGASIRY; this comes from the coding sequence ATGAATACAAAAATCATTGTTTTTGCACTTAGTTCGCTGCTTCTTGCCTGCAGCAGCAACAAGCAAAATGAGCTGAACAAGCTTAAGGACCAAAGGGAGGCCTTAACCCAAAAAATTGAAACCCTCGAAAAGGAAATTTCGACAACAAAAACCGATACGAATTCAACAGAAAAATACGCCCTCGTTTCGGTTGAAAATGTAGCATTCCAACCCTTTCGCCACTTCATAAAAGTTTATGGAGAGCTTGATGGTGACCAAAATGCTGCCGTCTTTGCACAAGCTAGCGGAACTGTAGTGGCAAGATATGCCGACGTGGGAACAGTGGTAAAAAAGGGACAGGTGCTTGCACAAATCGACGACCAACAATATCAGAAGCAACTTCAAAGCCTTCAGACGCAATATAACATGGCACTTGATCTGTTCAACAAACAGCAGCGCTTATGGGATCAAAAGGTGGGGAGCGAGGTTCAATACCTTCAGGCAAAAACCAACAAGGAATCGCTGGAGCAACAAATGGCGGCCACCAAGGATCAACTCAACAATTTCAAGATTAAGTCACCTTCGGACGGAACCATTGAAGAGTGCAACATCAAGGTTGGAGGTATGGTTACCCCAAGTCCACAACAAGTTCTTTACCGAGTTGTAGCGTTTGGAAAGTTGAAGGTTAAAGCCGATATCTCCGAAGCGTATACCTCAAAGGTTAACCAAGGTGATATGCTTACCATAAATTTTCCTGACATAAATGCCAACGCAACCTCCCGTGTCGATTTTGTAAGTAAGTATATCAGCCCGGTTAATCGCACCTTCAACATTGAAGCAAGCATCGACACTAAGGTGCCAAATCTAAAGGCCAATATGGTGGCTATTCTCAACATCAACGACTACTACAAGGAAAAGGCCATTGTTGTTTCTCAAAATATTATCAGCAGCGATGCTGATGGCACATACGTATTTGTTGTCAGGCAGAATGGAAACAATATTGAAGCAAAGAAGCAAAGCGTTGTTCTTGGCACAACCAACAATGGCTTAGTGGAAGTTATTTCCGGCTTAAAACCTGGTGACAAGCTAATTACCCTTGGATACCAAGACTTAATAGACGGTGCCAGCATTCGTTATTAA
- a CDS encoding VanZ family protein, protein MIKYFWKSIVWGLFILIICGIPGDELSKFKIVTLPYLDKVVHLTLYYIFTIFLYSAFIHRNEELRKNAKPFLYGSLIALSYGIAIELLQLYVFSHRSFELLDIAANALGVFAALVSYAAIHRLTEEVL, encoded by the coding sequence ATGATAAAATATTTCTGGAAATCAATTGTTTGGGGTCTTTTTATTCTCATTATATGTGGCATTCCCGGTGATGAATTAAGCAAATTTAAAATTGTCACCTTGCCATACCTCGATAAGGTTGTACACCTCACTCTCTACTATATTTTCACCATATTTCTCTATTCTGCTTTTATCCACAGAAATGAGGAACTAAGGAAAAATGCCAAGCCTTTTCTCTATGGCTCCCTCATTGCCCTTTCTTATGGCATTGCTATTGAACTCCTTCAACTTTACGTTTTTTCACATCGGTCTTTTGAATTGCTAGATATTGCAGCCAATGCGTTAGGCGTTTTTGCCGCACTCGTGAGCTACGCTGCCATTCATCGACTGACAGAAGAGGTATTATAG
- a CDS encoding efflux RND transporter permease subunit: protein MDKKLKEFKPTSWAIDNKLSIYVLVIIIAVFGLFNYLTIPKEQFPEIVIPNIIVNTVYPGTSPADIENLITRPIEKNIKAINGVKKITSRSVQDFSAIVVEFNTDVDVTDAKQKVKDAVDKSKVDLPSDLKTDPEVTDIDLSDIPIMYIELSGDLPLDKLKKYGDDLKDKFESLKEITRVDIIGALDREIQIDIDMYKMQAASLTFTEVQNAITNDNATISGGNINLQGMSRTVRIVGEFKSLDDVKNIVVTTASGALVKLKDIATVRDGFHEQESYARQDGKNVITLNIVKKSGQNLLDASDKIKQIIKEMKETSLPNSLKITINGDQSKYTRTTLSDLNNTIIIGFILVTIVLMFFMGIMNSLFVGLSIPLSMALAYIVMPYIGFTMNMLVMFAFIFALGIVVDDAIVVIENTHRIFMKKKMDIKSAAKYAAGEVFVPILSGTLTTLAPFFPLAFWPGVVGEFMYFIPVTLIITLFASLIVAYIINPVFAIDFMKHDEEEHPTPLKKLYLICSGITIASIPFYLFGLRAFANLMIFVALIALLHNLYGYKILRKFQQHFIPAMMRRYENLLRWVLAGKRPYWLLTGMVGLFFLTMVLVALKPPKVMFFPDNQPNNVITYIKLPIGTDISVTDSIAKVVEHRIMEVLGKNNPIVESVLTNVALQASDNQFDNSTKSSNLAKISVNFVEFSKRNGENTSVYMSKIRDNIKGIPGADIVVDKNKNGPPVGKPINIELSSENLDQLVVTANRFKRYLDSLQIDGIEELKTDFATSKPELLIKLDRERANRDGVSAGMIGSQIRTALLGTEISKYREGEDQYPIILRFKDYQRNDVEQLMNLSLTYRDMNSGTLRQIPLSAVAHVEYTKSYGEINRLNLKRVITVSSNVLTGYTSNEIIAKIKKAIPAFTKPSSVQIRITGEQEDQAETMAFLSKALLFSLFLILFILINQFNSLSKPIIILSEVIFSVMGVLLGYIFFGMTISIIMTGLGLVALAGIVVRNGILLVEFTDVLKEEGAKTRNAIVEAGKTRITPVVLTASATVLGLIPLAVGFNIDFVSLFASLQPHIHFGGDNVMFFGPLAWTIIFGLTFATFLTLILIPAMYFIIYTRNIRSIRRSTARKYRKAKG, encoded by the coding sequence ATGGATAAAAAACTGAAAGAATTCAAACCAACCAGCTGGGCAATTGACAATAAACTTAGCATCTATGTGTTGGTCATTATCATAGCGGTGTTTGGGCTTTTTAACTACTTAACCATTCCCAAGGAGCAATTCCCTGAAATTGTAATTCCAAACATAATTGTCAATACAGTATACCCAGGAACCTCTCCTGCCGATATTGAAAACCTAATCACTCGCCCTATCGAGAAAAACATCAAGGCCATAAACGGGGTTAAAAAAATTACCTCCCGCTCGGTGCAGGATTTTTCTGCGATTGTGGTTGAGTTTAATACAGATGTGGACGTAACCGATGCTAAGCAGAAAGTAAAAGATGCAGTTGACAAATCGAAGGTAGACTTACCTTCCGATTTAAAAACAGACCCCGAAGTTACAGATATCGACCTATCGGACATTCCGATAATGTACATTGAACTTTCAGGCGATCTCCCTCTCGATAAGCTCAAGAAATACGGAGACGACTTAAAGGATAAATTTGAAAGCCTCAAGGAAATAACCCGTGTTGACATTATTGGTGCACTCGACCGAGAAATACAGATCGATATCGATATGTATAAAATGCAAGCCGCAAGCTTAACATTTACTGAGGTTCAAAATGCCATAACCAACGATAATGCAACCATTTCTGGCGGAAACATCAATCTGCAAGGAATGAGCCGCACCGTTAGAATAGTTGGTGAATTTAAAAGCCTCGACGATGTTAAGAATATTGTGGTAACAACAGCTAGCGGTGCGCTGGTAAAGCTCAAGGATATTGCAACTGTCCGCGATGGTTTCCATGAACAGGAGAGCTATGCTCGCCAAGACGGGAAAAATGTAATTACCCTCAACATTGTCAAGAAAAGTGGTCAAAATCTGCTTGATGCTTCTGATAAAATTAAACAGATTATCAAGGAGATGAAGGAAACCTCTTTGCCTAACAGCCTAAAAATCACCATAAACGGCGATCAATCCAAATACACCAGAACAACCTTATCGGATCTGAATAACACCATTATCATTGGCTTCATTCTGGTAACTATTGTGCTGATGTTTTTCATGGGTATTATGAATTCCTTGTTTGTGGGATTATCCATCCCGCTTTCCATGGCGCTGGCGTATATCGTCATGCCATACATCGGGTTTACTATGAACATGCTGGTAATGTTTGCCTTTATTTTTGCCCTAGGAATAGTGGTAGATGACGCCATTGTGGTTATCGAGAACACCCACCGAATATTCATGAAAAAGAAGATGGATATTAAAAGTGCGGCCAAGTATGCAGCCGGAGAGGTGTTTGTTCCTATTCTATCTGGAACCCTAACCACATTAGCTCCTTTCTTCCCGCTTGCCTTTTGGCCCGGAGTAGTTGGTGAATTCATGTATTTTATACCCGTAACATTAATTATTACGCTCTTTGCCTCACTAATTGTGGCCTACATCATCAATCCGGTATTTGCCATCGATTTTATGAAGCACGACGAGGAGGAGCATCCAACCCCTCTTAAAAAACTATACCTAATTTGTAGCGGGATTACAATTGCCTCAATCCCCTTTTACCTGTTTGGTTTGCGGGCATTTGCCAACTTAATGATTTTTGTTGCATTAATAGCGTTGCTTCACAATCTATACGGCTATAAAATTTTACGGAAATTTCAGCAGCATTTCATCCCGGCAATGATGAGGAGATATGAGAATTTACTGCGCTGGGTACTTGCGGGAAAACGTCCATACTGGTTGTTAACGGGTATGGTTGGCCTTTTCTTCTTAACCATGGTACTGGTTGCACTTAAGCCACCTAAGGTTATGTTTTTCCCCGACAATCAGCCTAACAACGTTATTACCTATATCAAGCTGCCCATTGGAACCGATATTTCGGTCACCGACTCCATTGCTAAAGTTGTTGAGCATCGAATTATGGAAGTCCTTGGTAAAAACAATCCAATTGTAGAATCTGTACTTACCAATGTTGCGCTTCAGGCCTCCGATAATCAGTTCGACAATAGTACAAAATCGTCCAACCTGGCCAAGATATCGGTAAACTTTGTTGAATTCTCAAAGAGAAATGGCGAGAACACCTCGGTGTATATGTCAAAAATCCGCGATAATATAAAGGGAATACCTGGCGCGGATATCGTGGTAGATAAAAACAAAAATGGTCCTCCTGTTGGAAAGCCAATCAACATTGAATTATCGAGTGAAAATCTCGACCAGCTGGTTGTTACTGCAAATCGCTTTAAGCGCTATCTCGACTCGCTCCAAATTGATGGGATTGAAGAGCTTAAGACGGACTTTGCCACCTCCAAACCGGAGCTGCTCATAAAGTTGGATCGTGAAAGAGCAAACCGTGATGGCGTTTCGGCAGGAATGATAGGAAGTCAAATTCGCACAGCACTTCTTGGTACCGAAATTTCAAAATACAGAGAAGGAGAAGATCAATATCCAATCATTCTTCGATTCAAGGACTATCAGCGCAACGATGTAGAGCAGTTGATGAACCTGAGCCTTACATACAGGGACATGAACTCTGGCACATTGCGGCAGATACCATTGTCGGCAGTTGCTCATGTGGAATACACAAAAAGTTATGGTGAAATTAATCGCTTAAACCTAAAGCGCGTAATCACCGTCTCTTCCAACGTGCTTACAGGTTATACGTCTAACGAAATTATCGCTAAAATAAAGAAGGCAATCCCTGCATTTACAAAACCATCTAGCGTTCAGATTCGAATTACCGGAGAGCAGGAAGATCAGGCTGAAACAATGGCCTTTCTCAGCAAGGCGTTGCTCTTCTCCCTTTTCCTTATACTGTTTATCCTAATCAACCAGTTCAACTCGCTATCGAAACCGATAATTATTCTTTCAGAGGTAATTTTCAGCGTGATGGGAGTGTTGCTCGGTTACATCTTCTTTGGTATGACCATCTCCATTATCATGACTGGTTTGGGCCTTGTTGCTCTGGCTGGTATTGTGGTCCGAAACGGAATACTATTGGTTGAATTTACCGATGTGCTTAAGGAAGAGGGTGCCAAAACAAGAAACGCCATTGTTGAAGCAGGTAAAACGCGTATAACCCCGGTTGTGCTAACGGCATCGGCTACGGTTCTTGGCCTAATTCCGCTTGCGGTTGGTTTCAACATCGACTTTGTATCGCTGTTTGCATCACTTCAACCGCATATCCATTTTGGTGGCGATAACGTAATGTTCTTTGGCCCATTGGCCTGGACGATTATTTTTGGTTTAACCTTTGCAACGTTTCTAACCTTGATTCTTATTCCGGCGATGTATTTTATTATATACACCCGCAACATAAGGTCAATTAGGCGTTCAACCGCACGAAAATACAGAAAAGCAAAAGGCTAA
- the hemW gene encoding radical SAM family heme chaperone HemW, producing MAGIYLHIPFCRHKCLYCDFYSVASLGQKDLMVAALCSELDQRKDYLAGMVIDTIYFGGGTPSVLTAGDVGQILDRIKCYFSINDNVEVTLEANPEDLSATFLQELYLVGVNRLSIGIQSFCDDHLRYFGRHHSAAQAFESFHAARNAGFNNISIDLIYGFPGLATEQWDRNVEMAIELSAEHISAYQLMVEPGSLFFKRQQQGNFVPANDEESIRHYQQLTARLGSVGYEHYELSNFCKPGYESRHNSSYWYGAHYLGLGPAAHSYNSESRQWNAAYNKRYLDGISSGRLAFEIEYLSEEEKYNELLLTRLRTSRGLLRTELDGLSIQTRKFFENQVRKMLNVGLVEERATGWIIPEQKWFISDGIIADMMMNR from the coding sequence ATGGCTGGAATTTACCTTCACATCCCCTTTTGCCGGCACAAGTGTCTATACTGTGATTTTTACTCCGTTGCCTCCCTCGGTCAAAAGGATTTGATGGTTGCGGCACTGTGCAGCGAACTAGACCAGCGAAAGGACTACCTTGCTGGAATGGTTATTGATACCATTTACTTTGGGGGTGGAACCCCATCGGTGCTTACCGCTGGAGATGTTGGCCAAATTTTAGATAGGATAAAGTGCTATTTTAGCATAAACGATAATGTAGAGGTTACATTAGAGGCCAACCCGGAAGATCTGTCGGCTACTTTTTTGCAAGAGCTTTACCTAGTTGGTGTAAATCGGTTAAGTATTGGTATTCAATCGTTTTGCGATGATCATCTCCGCTATTTTGGGCGTCATCATTCGGCCGCACAGGCTTTTGAATCATTTCATGCTGCTCGAAATGCGGGATTTAACAATATTTCTATCGATTTAATTTACGGCTTTCCGGGTTTGGCAACAGAGCAATGGGACCGAAATGTTGAGATGGCCATAGAACTTTCGGCAGAGCACATTTCGGCCTATCAGCTGATGGTAGAGCCCGGCTCCCTGTTTTTTAAACGACAACAGCAGGGCAACTTTGTTCCCGCTAATGACGAGGAAAGCATTCGTCACTACCAGCAATTAACCGCAAGGCTTGGAAGCGTCGGTTATGAGCACTATGAGCTGTCGAATTTTTGTAAACCAGGATATGAGTCGCGACACAATTCTTCCTATTGGTATGGTGCCCACTATCTTGGGCTTGGTCCCGCTGCCCACTCCTATAACAGCGAAAGTCGCCAGTGGAATGCGGCTTATAACAAACGATACCTTGATGGTATTTCTTCTGGGCGCCTAGCCTTTGAGATTGAATATCTTAGCGAAGAAGAGAAGTATAATGAGCTATTGCTAACGCGGCTCAGAACAAGCCGAGGGTTGCTTCGCACCGAGTTGGATGGCTTAAGTATTCAAACGCGTAAGTTTTTTGAAAACCAAGTGAGGAAGATGTTGAATGTTGGTCTGGTTGAGGAACGTGCAACCGGTTGGATTATTCCTGAGCAAAAATGGTTTATTTCCGATGGAATCATTGCGGATATGATGATGAATCGCTGA
- the nadA gene encoding quinolinate synthase NadA, translating to MKLLKNGFIDVPVDPNVDLSSEISKLCREKNAIILAHYYQLPEIQDVAHFVGDSLALSQKAASNDADIILFAGVHFMAETAKILSPTKKVLIPDLNAGCSLADSAPVGKFKEFLKEYPGHTVISYVNTTAEIKAVSDIICTSSNAVEIVNSLPKNEKIVFGPDRNLGNYIQGITGRKMVIWDGACHVHEEFSVERIIELKKEHPNAKIIAHPECKKPILVMSDFIGSTAALLKYTKTDSGKEYIVATEPGIIHQMKKSSYNKIFLPAPPTDATCGCNDCNFMKLITLKKIYLTLLYDEPEVSMDNLLMDAARKPIVRMLDMSAKLGLL from the coding sequence ATGAAATTGTTGAAAAACGGTTTTATAGATGTTCCGGTGGATCCCAATGTTGATCTCTCAAGCGAAATATCCAAATTGTGTAGAGAGAAGAATGCTATTATTTTGGCCCACTACTATCAGTTGCCTGAAATTCAAGATGTAGCGCATTTTGTTGGTGATTCATTGGCACTTTCTCAAAAGGCAGCCTCAAATGATGCTGATATTATTCTTTTTGCTGGTGTTCATTTTATGGCAGAAACAGCAAAAATTCTTTCGCCAACAAAGAAAGTATTAATTCCCGATCTTAATGCTGGATGTTCTTTAGCGGATTCAGCTCCCGTTGGCAAGTTTAAAGAATTTTTGAAGGAATACCCTGGGCATACTGTAATTTCCTATGTTAATACTACCGCAGAGATTAAAGCGGTTAGTGATATTATTTGCACCTCAAGCAATGCTGTTGAAATTGTGAATAGCCTTCCAAAAAATGAGAAAATTGTTTTTGGACCAGATAGAAACCTTGGAAATTATATTCAAGGCATTACTGGTAGAAAAATGGTTATTTGGGATGGGGCATGCCATGTTCATGAAGAGTTTTCTGTTGAAAGAATTATTGAGTTAAAGAAGGAGCATCCCAATGCAAAGATAATTGCACATCCAGAATGTAAGAAGCCAATACTTGTTATGTCTGATTTTATTGGTAGTACAGCTGCTCTACTTAAATATACTAAAACTGATAGCGGTAAGGAATATATTGTTGCAACTGAGCCAGGTATTATTCATCAGATGAAAAAATCCAGCTATAATAAGATTTTTTTGCCTGCGCCTCCAACTGATGCAACTTGCGGATGCAATGATTGTAATTTTATGAAGCTTATAACTTTAAAAAAGATATATCTTACCCTTTTGTATGACGAGCCAGAGGTTAGTATGGATAATCTTCTTATGGATGCTGCACGTAAACCAATTGTAAGGAT
- a CDS encoding 2-C-methyl-D-erythritol 4-phosphate cytidylyltransferase, with amino-acid sequence MKKAAIIVAGGIGTRIGGDIPKQFQLIGGKPIVLWALEAFYRFDPEMTLILVIPAQHFDSWEAIQKEFNPPFAVTLVKGGEERFYSVQNGIAALGDEELIAIHDGVRPFIDEVTIRRCFEAADKTGTAVPVIESVDSIRLLTPDGSRPLKRRDVKRVQTPQIFKRDVLLKGYAQPYKDVFTDDASVIEVSGTKITLIEGNKLNLKITTHEELLMASIVAEKWAQEN; translated from the coding sequence ATGAAAAAGGCAGCCATTATTGTTGCGGGTGGAATTGGTACCCGAATTGGAGGTGACATCCCTAAGCAATTCCAACTCATTGGGGGTAAGCCCATTGTTCTTTGGGCGCTTGAAGCGTTCTATCGGTTCGACCCAGAAATGACCCTCATTCTCGTTATTCCCGCGCAGCACTTCGACTCCTGGGAAGCAATTCAAAAAGAGTTTAATCCACCATTTGCGGTGACCCTTGTAAAAGGAGGAGAAGAGCGCTTTTACTCTGTACAAAATGGTATTGCCGCCTTGGGTGATGAGGAGTTAATTGCCATACACGACGGCGTTAGGCCATTCATCGACGAAGTAACCATTCGTCGCTGTTTTGAAGCTGCTGACAAAACTGGAACCGCCGTTCCCGTTATTGAGTCGGTAGACTCCATTCGGCTGCTTACCCCTGATGGAAGCCGCCCATTGAAGCGCAGAGACGTGAAGCGCGTTCAAACACCGCAGATTTTTAAAAGAGACGTGCTTTTGAAGGGTTACGCACAACCATATAAGGATGTATTTACCGATGACGCATCGGTAATTGAAGTTTCTGGAACCAAAATCACCCTTATTGAAGGAAATAAGTTGAATCTTAAGATTACAACACACGAAGAGCTTCTTATGGCAAGCATTGTGGCTGAAAAATGGGCTCAAGAAAACTAG
- the rpiB gene encoding ribose 5-phosphate isomerase B, producing MEKFLVGIACDHAGYEMKVAILAHLAQRGFKVVDFGTNSEESVDYPDFAHPLATAVEQKVVNMGISLCGSGNGINMTMNKHQQIRAALCWTEEISRLARLHNNANVCSLPARFISLDLAKKIVDVFLSTEFEGGRHQRRIEKIPIKAKL from the coding sequence ATGGAAAAATTTTTGGTGGGTATTGCGTGTGACCATGCTGGCTATGAAATGAAGGTGGCAATTTTGGCACACTTGGCACAACGCGGATTTAAGGTAGTCGATTTTGGGACCAATTCCGAGGAGAGCGTTGACTACCCTGATTTTGCTCATCCGTTGGCTACGGCTGTTGAGCAAAAGGTTGTAAATATGGGTATTTCCCTTTGTGGTAGCGGGAATGGTATTAACATGACCATGAATAAGCATCAGCAAATAAGGGCAGCGCTTTGCTGGACGGAGGAAATTTCGCGCCTTGCTCGGCTGCACAATAATGCAAATGTATGTTCTCTTCCTGCTCGATTTATCTCTCTTGACTTGGCCAAAAAGATTGTAGATGTTTTTTTAAGCACCGAGTTTGAAGGAGGTAGACACCAAAGGCGCATTGAAAAAATACCGATTAAAGCGAAGCTATAA
- a CDS encoding ATP-binding protein — MNLFPNNIEKKSNASILKLVSIFAEVPNDVIDEIAKVSTSQFFKQDQVIFNKGDMDFALYVIVSGKVKVHEGEHIYSTFSSNEYFGEYALIDSSPRSATITATEATELLRLDQSHFIQIIESNKKITQSILKALIMRLRDYNVLQHELITKNEQIQRQRDELEMQRKELEVLNATKDKFFAIIAHDLRNPFSTVLSLSELLAREFENFDPERLKEFIGQIYKYSNNTFNLLENLLQWSLVQTGRMPLRPKVVNICDIVNENIELLRGNAVNKGIELNGPKCGEWFAYVDVNMITTVVRNLVSNAIKFTSAGGEVSISIVQDNEFVLVTVSDTGVGISPEDMNNLFKLDSNPTTMGTGQEKGTGLGLILCKEFVVRNGGKIWVESILNQGTTFFFTAPKLDR, encoded by the coding sequence ATGAACCTGTTTCCTAATAATATTGAAAAAAAATCTAACGCGTCGATACTTAAGCTTGTTTCAATTTTTGCCGAAGTTCCAAATGATGTGATTGATGAAATAGCAAAAGTTTCTACGTCACAATTTTTTAAGCAGGATCAGGTTATATTCAACAAGGGGGATATGGATTTTGCGCTCTATGTAATTGTGAGCGGGAAGGTTAAGGTTCATGAGGGCGAGCACATTTATTCAACATTTTCCAGCAATGAATATTTCGGTGAATATGCTCTGATAGACAGCTCTCCACGCTCTGCAACCATAACGGCAACGGAAGCAACAGAATTACTTAGACTCGATCAATCTCACTTTATCCAAATAATAGAATCAAATAAAAAGATTACCCAGAGCATACTCAAAGCTCTCATCATGAGGCTTAGGGACTACAACGTGTTGCAGCATGAACTCATTACTAAAAACGAACAAATCCAGCGCCAGCGTGATGAGTTGGAAATGCAGCGGAAGGAGTTGGAGGTGCTGAATGCCACAAAGGATAAGTTTTTTGCCATCATTGCCCACGATTTGCGCAACCCTTTTTCAACAGTGTTAAGTTTATCAGAGTTGCTTGCCCGCGAATTTGAAAATTTTGATCCAGAACGGTTAAAAGAGTTTATAGGACAGATTTACAAGTATTCCAACAACACCTTTAACCTCCTTGAGAATCTTCTTCAGTGGTCTTTGGTTCAAACCGGGAGAATGCCATTACGCCCCAAGGTGGTTAATATCTGTGATATTGTAAATGAGAACATCGAACTTTTGCGAGGTAATGCTGTCAACAAAGGCATTGAGTTAAACGGTCCAAAATGTGGCGAATGGTTTGCCTATGTTGACGTCAATATGATAACTACGGTGGTTCGTAACCTCGTTTCCAATGCAATAAAGTTTACATCTGCAGGTGGTGAAGTTTCGATATCAATCGTGCAGGACAATGAATTTGTTCTTGTAACTGTTTCCGATACAGGTGTAGGTATCTCGCCAGAAGATATGAACAACCTATTTAAGCTGGACAGCAATCCAACAACCATGGGTACTGGTCAGGAGAAAGGTACCGGTTTGGGCCTCATTCTCTGTAAGGAATTTGTTGTGCGTAATGGTGGTAAAATATGGGTTGAAAGCATTCTTAATCAAGGAACCACCTTTTTCTTTACAGCACCAAAGTTAGATCGCTAG